Genomic DNA from Brassica rapa cultivar Chiifu-401-42 chromosome A04, CAAS_Brap_v3.01, whole genome shotgun sequence:
TATACACTCTTTATATAacatctttttttgtttatatcacGCAGGTGAGTATCATCCTTATTCATCATCAGCATCTGTTGGAGAATATGAAGAGGACACATTTGGCAAGTTTCAGCAGCAAAAACAAAACTCAAGAAGATCAAGAAGGTGACACTAGTGGTAACGACAGAGTCATCATGAATCTCTACAATAGCTATGAAGCTGGGCTGATCCCATGGCCTCCCAAGAACTACACTTGCAGTTTCTGCAGGAGAGATTTTAGATCTGCTCAAGCACTTGGAGGACACATGAATGTTCACAGAAGAGACAGAGCAAAACTCAGACAGATCCCTTCTTGGCTCTTTGAACCTCACCAACAACACGTACCTGTTGGCAACCCTAACCCTAATTTTGGCTCTTCTTCTCCTTTAACAATGCCAGCTCATCTTGACCCTTCCCTAACCAACCAGATATCCAAAACGACTACGTTTTCTTCTGACCGGTTCGATCTTCTGGATAATACTAGCCATGGAGGTTTGATGAAGGAAAGAGAGAAGAACAAGAGCAATGTGTGTAGCAGAGAGCTCAAGAAGAGTGCCATAGATTCATCATGCCATGCTGCAAAATGTGAGATAAGTCGTGGGGAGATGAACAAGAAACATGGATTCACGAGGTTGGAGCTTGGGATGGATTTGAGGAATCCAAACCAAGTTCTTGATTTGGAGCTTCGACTTGGCTGCCTTTAAATAATTAactttaattaataatttaactaCGAGATTATATGTAAGGTATGTATGTATGTGTAGCTGAGCAGTGAGCAAGAGATTGTGATTGCATTTAGGCTAATGAGATTTAATGGTATTACGTGCTTTTTAAGGAAATgcaagttaaaaataaaaataaacaaagttGGAAAAGGCCGATCCAGTTTCTTTCTATGGACCAGGGGCTTTGTACATTTACAAATTtggttaaaaaatattcaagaattcattttaaatttgagttaatttttgtataatattttttgttatttttcctATTTTCCAGTATATAGGAAAATATTGATAAACAAAACACCAacacttgtattttttttttttactttattattggTGTTAAGTTTGTCAAAAAACTTTTTGGTAAAATTAAGTTTAAGTTTGTCAATTTCAAGCATCCAATACGTAATTTGTAAAATATGAAATAGTATAACATTATAGTCAATATATAATAATCTATAAATTCATAGTAGAATTACGTAAAGTAGGAAGCTAGATAAAAATGAGATAAAGTGGCTTGCATGTGTATGTGGGTATTAAGAAAGGAAAAAGTGATAAAGATTGCATTATTATGAGATGGGTTGATGTCTGATGAGACACAGAGACGCATGCGacaaagtggtactatgaaacAAATAAAGATGGATGATGATCAATTGACTTATGAATAGTTAATGTTTTCATCTTTTTTCACTCACCATCACATCTAAAGCTTAGTTTTGtataataattacatatattatgaTATGTATAACTCTCATGCATGTCATGGTATGTGTGTGTTAAACTGTCTTGATATAAACtatggccctgttcgtttgtacatctggaagatgcatccagatggttcatctagatgtcttatccagatgctccatctgggtgttgttcgtttcttcatttcgtccatgcatccaaatgaatcatctgaatgcaactatgttcgtttgcttgtcattttttaactttcatCTCCATCTAGAtggacttgttaataaaatgactaaaatataactttttacgtttcggcggaaaaatagcatttttacggttttggccgaaaatatttttgcggtttttgaggaaatatgtgtttttcgcgatatagtacatttttatggttttggcggaaaaatacgttttttgcgggttagacggaaaaagtgtgttttgaagttttggcgggaaaaatatattttttccagttttggcgggaaaatacatttttccggttttggcgggaaaatacatttttctggttttggcgggaaaatacatttttccgattttggtgggaaaatgcgcttttccggttttggtgggaaaatgcgtttttccggttttggcggaaaaaatacaattttcaggttttggtgggaaaatacgtttttccggttttggcgggaaaatacgttttccggttttggcggcaaatgcgtttttccggttttggcggtaaaatttcattttccggttttggcggtaaaatacatttttccggttttggcgggaaaatgcgttttccggttttggcgggaaaatatatttttcggttttggcgggaaaatgcgtttttccggttttggcggaaaatacatttttccggttttggcgggaaaatgcgtttttccggttttggcgggaaaatgcgtttttcggttttggcgggaaaatatatttttctgttttggcgggaaaacgcgtttttccggttttggcgggaaatgcatttttttcggttttggcgagaaaatgcgttttttttttgttttggcgagaaaatgcgttgtttccggttttggcgggaaaatgctttttgcggttttggccggaaaatgcttttgaagttttggcgggaatatgcgttttttgggttttggtcgaaaagtgtggttttactggtttagccgaaaaatgagttttaatgaaaatatatgttttatgttttttttgcagAAAAATGCAtcttgcagttttggcgggaaagtgtATTTTTCCGTTTTGcgagaaaatacattttttggttatagcgaaaaaatgtaaatgcaaaaaaaaatagaatttacggtttgaaaataatattttgattttaaaagatcatttttgtcatttattattttggactgaactagatgcatctgcatccagatgcaccatcaagactcaccttcatttgggtgagaatttgagatgaattcagctgggtgatccatctggatgtagcattataatgcactaaacgaacatcaatttgcatcttcacccagatggatcacctgggtgagcaaacgaacagggcctatATGTATGTAAGCTCTCAAAAAGAAAACTATATGTATGTATCCATACATATACTAATAATGAGttgctaaaaaaaaacatatactaATAATGAATGTACAGAGTAGAGGCAGATCAAGAGCAAAGAATGTAGGAGACAAGATTAGAAAATCAGAAAACAAGTGATGTGAAAAGGAAACAAGAAAATGGAATGTTTGGTCAATACATTTGGGATGTTTGTGGTTTCCCATGAACAAATTTAATCTGACATTTTCCATCTTCCCCAACAATTTTAATTCAATATACAAACCCCCATCATCACCTTTCCATTTTTAGAATCTATCACTTTCCTCACTAATCTCTACCTTCCCGATCGATTCTTCCCTTTTCTATGAATAATAATTACAATGAGCTTGTTTGTGTTTGAGTGATGTGAAAGGTAAGAGTTTTTTCGTCATGCACTCcaatattttcttcttcttacataTTTTCCCGAGTTTCTTAGATTTCTTATTCTTATATTGCAAGTCTACTCGCACCAGTTGATACTATAAGAAAGTCTTTAGGTTTAGTTGTTGCTTCTTGTAATGTGAGGAATTGATTAGAGCAAACACATAGATTAATAGGCTAAAAATGTAAGACTTAAAGAATTTGTTAACTGTCCAATCACATTGACTTCTGTCTCAATCTCAAAATCACATGTTTCTAGTTAATTGTTATGTCCTCTCACCGGCTCTTTTCAACCCAAGATTCTCTTTACTTTGTCTACGGTGACTGATCTCTAGAACCGCGTGACGTACATAATTATACTCTAATATAGGAGTTGAATGTGAGGAAAAATATTCATATTTCGACCAAAGAACACAAATGAAAATGAGAACGTTGCTATTTGAAATAAGTAGGTTTATTGATCCGTTACTCTAACAAAATTAGCACCGAAGCACCAGTGGTCTAGTGGTAGAATAGTACCCTGCCACGGtacagacccgggttcgattcccggctggtgcactttttttaaattacatatttatGGAGCCATACATACTATTCAAGCCATTTGGGCTTCAACGGCCCATTTTTCTTTTCAATCCGTAATCACTATCAGTCCCTCAAATATTTGTTTATGATAACATTACACTAAACATAGGGGTTAAACTATGATATGCTGGATTTCAATTATTCCTATCATTTctttatcgattttttttttttgcattgatAGTTAAACATATACTaccttttcatttatttatttctacaTACTCTAGTGGTAAATATGGGGTTTAGACtatgatatgtttttttcttaaagagACTTAAACTATGATATGCTGGATTTCAATTATTCCTGTAATTTATTTATCGTTTTTTTTTGCATTGATAGTTAAACATATACTaccttttcatttatttatttctacaTACCCTAATGGGAAAATTATGCGTTCAACCATATTTACTTattggaaattaaaaaaaaaactctttactgaaatttgtaaataaaaaatagataattctagtattattttattttttaattataatattttgaaaaattctaAAACTCAAAGATGAAGTGCCCGCAAGTATTAAGCACAAAGATACATGTAAAAAAGTTTGACAAAAACTAAATTACCAACTATAATCATATCCACGTAATTTTAAGAACACGAGTgctaagggcatctccatccctactccattttttcctctaaaatggagtaaaagtgaatatggagtaagaaATGCTCCAATCCAACTCCATATCTCATtctataatgaaatttactccataaatggagtaatcttttttttttgttcatcactccattatagaGTAGGAAATGGAGTAGGATTGAAgtaattttactctattttcacttttattccattttaaagaaaaaaatggagttttacattggagatgctctaagtaaAAGTCACATGCACACACTATCCGAGTTGTAATCACACGATCTCCCTCTCGTGTACCAAATCCGCAAGTACATTATATCAAATTCTTTTGGCGTATAAACCATTATTAAACTTCTGATAATCTCCTCAGGTGATTTGAATCCTAGTCTGTACCAGCTATACACTCACTCCATGTAACCGAATATTCCTAAGCCACCTAAGCAGATCCAGCACAATCAATCAAATTTAAGAGCTTTATagtgttttgttttgtcatAAAGGGGTAatcaaatagtttataattacatACTTACAATTATACTACATAAAATGACCTCCAAATACATTCAAGGCATTATCATTTGTCGGTACACCTTCACCGGCATTTGCCGGTTTATCCGGTCCCCCACGTCAAGACAAACAGCAGCAGTTCCAATGTCCGGCGTTCGGCGGAAGAACTTATAAAtaacttttcttctttttttaattaagagattaaagaaagaaagacggaacaaaataattaagtaagTGAGTTTGCTTTGATAAAATCCAAAAAACAAACGTATAAAATAATCCAAGAAAATGTGATGGAAGACCAAGACTACCTCATTACTAAGAATATGGATATATTTCTGTAGAAATCCACGAATGAAAAGAAACAGAATTTGGACTGATTAAATTAATTtccaataatttattttagaaaattaatttttaataaaatagaatttcaTGTTGCAATCTCCATTATCGGTTGTCTCCCTAGTATCCAACATGAGACCCTCCATTGTCTACCATTCACACCCTTTGGCTCACTTGAAAAATcctttatatttataaaaatataatctcaCTAAATGTTAATTATCATAGACAAGGCAATTCTTCTTATACATTTGGATGTATATACACTGTACCTTAGTTCATGATCGATGTACTGAATAATAGTGTCTTAACTTGGCTTCCCTGaataatcataatttttttttttacatatcgTTCAGATaaatctttagtgttatttGGGTTTCAAACTGTTAAACCAATAATGGTTTGAGACAaggaaattttaaaagtaatattCAAGTGTGGTTAGTTAAAATTACCAGCAAAAATATGATATTTCAATGATGCTAGTTCGACGCCAATGCTACGAAATTATATTGTACATTGCGGATGAATTAAATTTAGAAAGATTACAAATGTTATAAGTAGCTAATATGAACATTTATATCATAGAGTATTGCATATTAAATTCTAATTATTTTGGTTCGCTTCTATTTTTATACACTTTATTtatatgaagaaaaaaacagtTCTCATTTTTTCTGTTAGGAATGATCTATGGTTAAAATTAATAGCTCGAGTGATTTGATTTTATATGTTTTCCTAGTGTTAGTTTGAAGCTACGAATATGAAGCAAGTATAGGTTTGTTTGAGTTGAAGCTTGAAAGAGGGTCTCACACGCAATTtgcaaattattattatatacttCTGCTTCAAATATTTATGAAGCATGTATAGATTTGTTTGAGTTGAAAGAGGGTTTCAGACGCAATTTgcaaattaatattacatactTCTGCTACTTATACTGAACACAATCATTTCTGgataattagattaaatattatatttagtaATGTAACTGGTGTGAAACTGTGAAGCCAGAAAGActgattaatatattaattacatttatacTGTCACCACATATTACAATTTCTAAACGATATACGTATGATTCAAACTCTAGTGATGGAGAAATAAAGTATTTTACATACAAAGATGATACAATATGGTAGACAAAATAACTAATTAAAAAGTACTATAGTATATGTGATTGTAAATGATCATTAGCGAACATATAAAATAAGCCGGCccaagaaaataaaagatatctCTCTCATCACAATGTTCCTTTTATAAAATCCACCCAAAGACACCAAACTTCACCATCATCATtgcatttctttttctttttcctccATCACCCTTTCCTAGTTCGCTCGTGCACATCTCCGACGATCCCAAGTCTAAAATCATCACTTGTTTGAATCTTTTCAACATCTCTTTAAAAATAATCTTACAAAAAAACGATACAGAAGATAACAAAAACAAGAGAATCCTTCTTTCTTTTAAGTACAAGCAACATAATAAATCATCATCTTTCGTCCATGGCAACTTCCGGCAACGATACAACGACAGGGACAGGTTCACCATGCGGAGCGTGCAAGTTCCTGAGGCGTAAGTGTGCTTCGGATTGTATATTCGCACCTTACTTCTCTTCGGAGCAAGGAGCAGCAAGATTCGCAGCTATTCACAAGGTCTTTGGAGCCAGCAACGTCTCTAAGCTCTTGCTCAATGTCCCAATCCATGATCGATGTGAAGCTGTCGTCACCATCGCCTACGAAGCTCAGGCCCGTCGTCATGATCCTGTGTATGGCTGTGTCTCTCACATCTTCGCTCTCCAACAACAGGTACATATATCAATTGAGCGATCACTACTAATCCATCAATTTTGTAGTCACTCTGAGGATTTTATATGGTCGTTATTAATTGGTATGATATTAGTGCATGTAGCTAAAATTTCAAGAAAAGCTTGAGGATAAGTATCAAATAATTGTTCCATCAAAACGTTTGTTTTCACactagtttttgttttgtttgatacAATAAATTTCATAACCGTTTGAGATTACAATAATATAGTTCATTGGAAAATGTTACAACAATCCGTTTTTCAATAAATTTATGCCCAGACTCTTCTTTGTTGCGTTTGGCATTGCCTGATGACTCGCCAAGATCTAGTAAATAACACTAACGCTTTCCTTTTCATATAGATAGATGCATGTTTAATGACACTAgctctttttattttacaaaatagaTGTTTCGAAAATTTTGGTGATATTCATAAAGGCTTATATAGATAAGCATGTCTCTTATGATTCTTTTTATTATTCTTGGAAAATTAaccattataaatatatatgtagtaCATTACAtggatatatttataaatatcattCAAAATTACATATATCTTCTTGAAGAATACGCTTTTACTAGTTCGTGTATATGAGTTTTCAACATTTTGAATAGAACTGAATCAACCTTGTTAACACTTAGCGTTTGATTCGGTTATACAAAGGTGGCTTACTTGCAAGCACAAGTCATGCAAATGAAGGCACAGATCGCCGGCCACCAGACGTCAGCCGCCGGAGATCTAAGAAACAGCTCGGAAAGTACTCATCAACAATACATGACGTGTCAACAAACTACTGGCTCTCCTATCGGCAATGCATACTCAACAGCATATAACCATCATCATCAACCTTACTACGGTCACGTAAACCCTAATAATCCCGTCTCGCCACAAAGCTCGCTAGAAGAAACTTTCAGCAACACGAGCAGTGACGTCACTACTACAGCTAACGTGCGAGAGACTCAGCAAACTGGAGGTGGCGTATACGGTC
This window encodes:
- the LOC103865946 gene encoding LOB domain-containing protein 16, whose product is MATSGNDTTTGTGSPCGACKFLRRKCASDCIFAPYFSSEQGAARFAAIHKVFGASNVSKLLLNVPIHDRCEAVVTIAYEAQARRHDPVYGCVSHIFALQQQVAYLQAQVMQMKAQIAGHQTSAAGDLRNSSESTHQQYMTCQQTTGSPIGNAYSTAYNHHHQPYYGHVNPNNPVSPQSSLEETFSNTSSDVTTTANVRETQQTGGGVYGHGGLGFHEGYPNKKRSVSYCNSDLGELQALALRMMKN
- the LOC103865945 gene encoding zinc finger protein 11 is translated as MKRTHLASFSSKNKTQEDQEGDTSGNDRVIMNLYNSYEAGLIPWPPKNYTCSFCRRDFRSAQALGGHMNVHRRDRAKLRQIPSWLFEPHQQHVPVGNPNPNFGSSSPLTMPAHLDPSLTNQISKTTTFSSDRFDLLDNTSHGGLMKEREKNKSNVCSRELKKSAIDSSCHAAKCEISRGEMNKKHGFTRLELGMDLRNPNQVLDLELRLGCL